The region atccccatattattacttaccctcttgctcttttgcaccccagtatcgctacttgcacatcatcatctgcacatatatcactccagtattaatgctaaattgtaattattttcgcctctatggcctatttattgcctacctgcCTACtctcctacatttgcacacactgtacatagatctttctatttttattttcttttgtgttattgactgtacatttgtttatgtgtaactctgtgttgttgtttttgtcacactgctttgctttatcttggccaggtcgcagttgtaaatgagaacttgttctcaactggcctacctggttaaataaaggtgaaataaaacatttaaaaataaacaCAAGTATGCAGAGCTGCAGTGCAGGAAGTGTCACTCTGAAGAGGGCACTGTTTCCTCACAATAATACCGTGTTGGTGAGGGTAAAGCAGGAGGATAGAGGGCCATGAAGCCAGAtggcacaaagaccagggagcacCATTTCCTTACCAGTCCAGCTAAGTCCCAGGTGGTCAGCCACGATGGCCATCCGCAGGTCTGTTCGCTCACAGGGACTCTGAGGACCTGAAGGGCAGAGAACATCTATTAATCAACACTGTTCAGTATCTTTTCTACTGACTGAAATTGGAGTACAGAGGACTCTTTCCTTTTCTGGCCAAGCGTGGAATTTTCCAAATTATATAAATTCATACTGAGTGTTTTGCAGCCTCTCCTCTGGGTTTGATATAGACATGTTTAATCAACAGGTTTACCGTGAATGTGAATTGTATTATTCAATGGGTTGGTTAGGCTGACAACACTTCAGATTTGGTTTCCAGAATGGCAAGAAAAGGCAGACTAGACACAATATGACGGACTACAGTGTGTCATTTGGACACAGATGCTCTGTGAATGTTTGTGAATAtgtatcctcaaagcaggcagtAATTGTCATAAGAACTATACAAACAAAATAAAGTAAAAACATTGGTCAAAAGTGTCATGTACTCGTAGGAGCTCTAGTGGACTCACAGTTCTTAATGGGACTACACAGTACACATGCGGACAACCTTTGTGTTTTTGCTAAGGCTAATTAGCTCAGTGACACAACCTGAACATGAAATAGAATAAACTAGAACTGCTGTTATCAGTAGCCAccctgcacagacagacagatagacagactcaGTAGCCGTCAACAGGAAACTGGCTGTGCCAGTGCACCAGTCACTACTCTGGCATGCTGAGGTCTCTGACAACTAAGGGGttggggggagaaggaggagagtctGACAAGGACAAATACAGTACATAGATGACGATGACAGAATGACGGCTACTATTTTAAGAGAATAAACACGCCACAGGCAATCAATCACAACGACTTCATGCAACTAAGGTTTTAACAAGTGTGAAAGTTTTACAAACTAGGCTTGATCTCCGCGACGGGGGGCGCCCGAGGCCCCGCAACCTGACTGCCCTCCTTCCCACCAGTCCGCCTACTCCTCCTGCTCCTTTCACTGCCGGAGGCCCTGTCGACCTTAGCTCTTACGGACAAGGCCCCGGCCTCAGCTCTCGAGCCTCTACCAGACCTCGACGAGCGGGAGGGCTGAGAGGGGGCCGACAGAGAGGTGCTCCTGGAGGTGCTGTCTTCCTCGGACTGTTCTCCCTGTGTCTTTTTCTCTTCGTCTGACAGGCGGTCGGCCAGCTTTAGCGTCTCCCCGCTAATGCCCTTAAAGTACTCGATGGTGCGTTTACAAACCTCGCTGGCGTTCTCCCTACTCGTCTCACCTGCCGAGCTAACCTGAGATCTGTTTTTAATGGAGAACCTGgagggtaactgtatagctactCTTTCCCTGCTAGACTGAGCTGTTACCTGCACTGATATTGGGGAGCTGGTTGTGCTGCTCTTTTTAATATCTTTGATTGGGATTCTAGACCTGGGCTCTACTTTGGCAATGACAGGCTCTGCTCTTCTCCTGACCTCAGCCTTGACAACCTGTTTGGGTTTTTGCTTCCCTATTGCTGTGGCTTGTGTACGAAAAGACCACCCTGGCGCTTTGACAGGCAGCCTAGACTTTTGCTGCTTCGTCTCAGCTTCCTTGATGGCTTCACTTTCTCTTTGTTCAGCCTGAACACTGCTTTCTTCTACTCTCTCTACAGAGTCACTACAGAACAAAGCTTCAATCCTACTGGCTTTCTGAAGTGTGGGTTCAGAAGACGACTGCAAATTAAACACCACACTGCCACACTGTATATAGTTAGCCTGCACGCTTGAGGACTCaaggttattgttgttattgcagTTCTCTGCAGGGTAATCTCTTCTTTCTGACAGCTTTGGATCTGTGTATCCGCTAGACTGACTCTCCACTGACTGGTTTTCCAAGTTAATGTACTCTGCCATCTGACTTTCTGCCATCTCTGCCTTACATTCTTTGAGATCCCCAGAGTCTTTTTTCACTGTAATGGAGACGGCTATTCCCATCTTAATGGGGGTGCGTAATTTGGGGTCAACTTTAGAGGCCGTAATCGTGCATGAGGATGTGATCTCGGCTACAGTGACACCAGAAGGCGCATCGCTACAGCCAGTGCCAGTCTGTGCAGGGCTGCACTTTGCTGATGTGCTGCTGTCTGTGGCAGTCTCTAccttcaccccttcacccctctccCCTGTTTTTGACTGAGAGGTAACTACCCCCGGActcttaccccctctccccttgtCCCCTGATTTCCCATCAGAGGAATGCTCACCAATCTGGAAAAATTGAAGTCTCTCTTCAACAAAGTCCCGCTTGCTCATGTCAATTGCACCACTGCGCGTCATCTCAAACATCTTCCCCTCGTGGAAGGGGAAAGGGTTAGGCTCGCTAGTCGGTGTGCTCTCATCAGTCGGGGTTCTAGCAGGGGTAGTGTCTGGAGTGGTGGCTTGCGACTTGTCATCCACAGACAAACCGAAAGGCTTGGGATCTTCTTCTTTCGCTTTGGCATCAAAAACTCCTTCTCCCCCTTTGCTTGACCAGGGGTCAAAGTCTAAGCCTTTCGTGGCGACAGTTTTGAAGGTAGAGTTTAACTCCTCTTCGAGTTGATAGCCAAAGAAGTTATCTGCAAAGCCTTGTCTATCGCCCTGTCTATCTGGATGTCTTCCCTCGAGAGTGTAGTCTTTTTCATCTCCAATGTTTTGATCTGAGTTTGCTTTCCCATTATCCCCTCCATCCTCACTTGGTGTTTTCTCCTCCTCTATGACTTCAAGCTTTGATTGACTAAAGGAACGATCACATGTCTTGCCGTCATTGGACAGGCTGGATGTCTTAGGGTCTTGTTCACTCAACCCATCATCCTCATCTTGAAGGTCATAGCCATCGAGAGAGTCTATTTCAGTAGCATCTGTGTCATGAGAGAACTCAGTTGTGGCAATGGAGCAGTCTGTGATTGACTGGTCATTTTGCTCCAAGTCTTCCTCCTCTGCTTTTACAACGCCATTAGTACCTGACTCCTTGTTGTTTCCGTTCCTCTCAGGCTTTTTGGGTTTCAGAcgcttctctccttcctccttctccttcatCTTGAAGGTGTACTTTTTGTTGGGGATGGGATGGAAGATAGACTCATCATCGCTAGAGTTACTGTCATCTGCTCCAGGGGGAACTGGAGACGGAGGCTGAACCCTGATGATGGGCTCTGCAAGGAGGTGCTGATCATGCTCCTCTTGGAGGTtcacctccatcatctctgtcTCAGCCTCTGAGGAGGCACAAGACCCCCTCTTCTCAGGGTCCGAATGCTCAGCCTCTAAAGGCGGAGGTGGGGGAAACTCAATGTAAGCGACTCGTTTCTCTTTGGGTCGTTTCAATGTTTCCTGGTTTCTGTTGGAGGGTTCTGATGAGGCAGGCTTGGTTTTCTGTGGCAGAGACTCCGTGTAGATGAAGGTCTTTCCTTCGTCTTCCTCAGACTCCTCTGCTATTGGACTGGGCATGCTGGGCATATATCCAATCACGGAATCTGTCTTTCTGGAGGCAAGGCTCACCTCCTCAGAGCTTGGTGTCTCAGGAGTAACAGGACTCTTGCCAGAGCTGTCCATGAAAGTTACTTGCTCTAAAGTGTCATCCTCTGGGCTGCCTTGAGGAGATGGGGGCTGTTTTTGTTTGACAGTATAAAATGCTCCCCGTGTCTCGTGCACTGTTCGGCTCTCGTGACTCACTATTTTTTGGTACGTTCCCAGCAGCCCAGTTGTTTCTTTTTCATATTGCTTGCCCACTTGGATGCTTACATAAACTGGCAATGGTTTGATGTCTTTGAAACCCTCAGTGACAACTACAGGGGTTATGTTTTCCAAGTATTCTACTTGGTCGCTATCTATACCATTACATACTACAGTTGACTGACTACTATCATAAGAATCTGAGGATTTTTCTACTGATGAGTCGTTTGTAGATTTGTTGGCTTCAGAGCTGCCATGTAACCGATTTCTAGCTAAAGTAGGTATTTGTGATCCTGCCCTTTCACATAGTTTAACAGAGGTATCTAACTTTAATGATGTGGATTGATGATTCTCTGAGAAACTACATGGCATTCTAACAGGAATTTGCGATTCCGAGTTTTTTTTTAGACTACCGGTACGTACATCACTACTATTTGGGTTTTCTCGAACCACAAGCTCTGTGTAAATAGTTTTCTTGGTTGTCTCTTCTTTACTGGTTATTCCATCTCTAAAGCCCTGCAGTTGTCTTTGTGAATTTCTGTCATTGCCATGCGCATCTTGAACTAACGTGTGAGCTAGTTTTGACACTTGCGGTTTATAGTTTCCATTTCCATGACATTCCCAAGTTTTGAAGGACTTTTTTTCTTCCTGTTCATTTCCGTTTGTGTCGTGTTTAGGAGATGAGCATATATACCTATTAGCACTGGGGCTTGGTCCACTAGATCCTCTAACCTCACTTTCTATAACTTTCCTGGTACTTCCTGGACTGTCTGGTGATTTGGGGATATTTGAGCCAGCAAAGACTTGATACACAGGCAGCGTACTTTCCTGGAGTTTTCTTACTGGGGCATTTGATGTTTGTCCCCATTGTGGACCCTTTTCTTGCTTCTGAGCCTCTTGTTCAAATTTTAGCCTAACAGCGCTGACTTTGGAGcatgacatttgaaatggttTAGAAGCGTCACCTGCATTGCCCTGTGAAGTGCCATCACCTGGTTTTCTATTgtcatcattatactgtagcagcACTCTCCTCTCTGGGCTGCTCGGTAAACTAGCACATTTTCTATCACTAGAGCCAAATCTGTCCCTGAAACGTTCTCTACATTCCTCACCACTGCTCCCATTCTTATAGGTTGATCTTTCAGGACTGCTGTGCGTAGAGCTAGGCCCAGATCGTGTTTCCCTAAAGTCTGACCTGCGGGACTTCTTCTCAGGGGATGAGAGCTCATCATTCAGTTTCTCCGTCTTATCACGAAAAAACTGAGAGACTTCACTAAGCTTTTCCTCTGCTTCCTTAACAGTTCTGTCTACTCTGTCTTCATATATTAGCTTTTCTCTATTCTGGCTCTGTCTGTCATCAGTGACACGCATCCAAACAGAGTGCTTTGGGCTACCAGGTTCGGAGGAATACTGCAATAATGTTAGTTTGTCAAAGTTATCATCTACATTGGCATTTTCACCTGATTTGTCAATGTTTGATGACCTCAAAATATATTCTTGCCTTGATCCACTAGACCGTTCCTGACTATAACTACTCCTATCTGGGGAGTGAAAATGAGACCTGTCCCTCAAATACTCCTCGGTGTCAGAGTGAGAAGAGTCTGGTTTCTCAGAGAGAAGCATTTTGTCTGCAAAGTTGTAGGACTCCCCTCTGAGTTCTGATGATTCATCATCATTATATTCCACTGACTGCTGGCTGAGAAGCTTCAGGGCTTTGTACGAGTCATCTGCCATGAGCTGTGCAGAGCTTGGACGACTGTCGTCTTCCTGTGACATGGGCGTGTTTACTCTGGAAGACTCTAGGTAACAGGGGAGCGATTCTTcaggctcctcctctccctgtcgcGACAGTCCGCTGTTCCCTTGGTAGAAGTACATCTCCTTCTCTGGGGCATTTTTTGTTTCCCGGATGATGACCTCAGTTGGTTCAGTTTTGTTGCCCTTTTCAATGTGAACCTCGATTATTCTTTCAACCTTGGGCTTTGAGTTTATATCCCTCTGCGATGTGTCATCATTGCCGGCCCTGTGCTCAAACAGTCCAGCAAGTTCTCTGGAGGGATCCCTGCCTGACTGGAAAGCTTTCATGATATCATGCACTGACATTGATTCTTCCATCCTCTCGGATGCATTCtctttactctggggtttgtggtacacCATTCGGGTGGTAGTCGTGATGTGGGTCTCTTCCTTCACACGCATGCTCTTGCCCATTGAGTCATCGTCTGGGCTGATTTTCATCTGAAATGATTTTGTTTGGTCCACATTGGATGCATTCAGAACTTTGGGTTCTGCATCAGTGTATCGAACTGCCCTTGTATCCTCCATCATTGGTTGCTTGTTATCTTCAGGAGACTCATAACTCCTAATAACACGAACAACCTCAGTCCTTGTCTCAGTGATTACTGGTGGAATATCCTGGAAAAGTGCCTTGGGTCCCATGCCTTCTGCACTCTGTGGGGCAGAGGGTGTCCTTTCACTCCTCGTCTCAAAGCCACTGTCTGAGAGGGGACTCTTGTCCTGGTCATGTGAGATGTCATCTGGAGATTCTAACATGGCATCAGGCCCAAATAGCACATCTGCTAGTTTACAGAGCTCCTTTTCTGAGGCAGAGGACCGCATGTTTGCGGGTGGCATTTTCAGCTTGTGCTCAGGTTTAAGCATTCGTTtttgtttctcctctccttcccttctaACCTCATCGGATTTATGCTTTGCATCTGCAGTTTTTGAGATAGAGCCACTGTCAATGTCATTTGTCAAGTAGTCTACTACCTTCAATAGATTAAAATCTCTGTCTGGTATAGTCTTAGTTTTGATTTGAGGAACCACTGTCTCATATCTTGGTGGATAACTCCAGTTGCTTGGCTGGGGATCCACTGGTGCTTGTTTAGAGCACTGTGCCTCATCGGTTTTATTCATTTTAATAGCCGTCTTGCTATCCTTGACCGTATCCTTGGTCAGTATCTCACTAACTTTGACCAGGTCCTGTTTGACTTTCTCTACAATTCTGCAAGGCTCCTCGTCCTCTATTTTAGCCTCTTTGGGAGAGTCAGACTGGAAACCTTTGGAGGCTGAACTTGGTTCTGTTTGCAAGATGTTAGACATCCGTATCAAGTCCTCTTTCATTTCTGCCACGTCCTTCAGTATCTCTTGGCTGGAGGACAGCGGGGATGAGGTGGTGGATTTCAGGGCAGTCGGGGGCATAAATAAGGGGGATTTGACAGGTGACAGAGTTCTGGCAAAGGAAGACTGGGCTGAGTTTGTCTCAGCAGGCATAGTTTTTCGAGAGGACGAGAGGGCAGCAGCTGGCGTTGACACTTCAGGGAGCTTTTTAAATTGGGGCTCTGGCAACACATTTATAACCGAATACACTGGGACCGTCATGGTGCCAGATGTGACAGTGGTGGTAGAGTTCGGTGGGGACCTTAGAGTGGCATATAGGGAACTAGAGGCTGAGGATCTTATGGATTGGTAAGATGATGACGCTGAGGAGGACATGGACTTCAGAGTGCCATATCCAGAGGCAGAGCAGGAATTGAAAGTCTTTTCAACCTCGTCAAAGGCTGCATTTACGCTTGTCGTTGCTGCATTGGTGGTTGCCTGTATCCTCTCCTGTAAGCTGCTGGAGAGTAGGGACGTGGGCGAGGAGGAGCGGTACTTTGTAGGGGATACTGTTCCATTGATCAGAGCTGCAGCACTAGGAGGTGTGTTGGATTTAATTGGTGAGGAAAGGGAGGAAAATAGACTTAAGGGGTCTGCATTGGACCGGACAGAGGAGAGGCCAGGAACAGTTTTTATAGGAGAGGACGATGCTGTGGTGCCCACCATGACACCCTTGAATGGCAGAGTTGAACTGTACATGTTCAGTGAGGATTTGGGGGAAGCAGGTGGGCTCATGGCGATTGATGACCTCTCTAGCAGACACCCCACACCAGTGCTGATGGGAGAGGTTCTAGAAGACAATGCTGCCAGTCCCTTGATGGAAACGGGGTCTGGAACGCTTCTGACTGGCGATGACAGGAGACTGGGGGTGACCTGAACTGGGTACTGGGTCTGCTGAACTACAGTCTTAATTGGGGATGAAATTGTCCTGTACGACCTGATGGGGGATGCTACGTCGCTGACTGACTTGATGGAATGGGCCGGTGAGCAGCCTATGTTGGACTTGATGGGGGATGCCGAGGTGATGGACCACACGGACTTCAGTGGAGAGGCATTGGGCGTGTTGGACGATGAACTGGAGTGGGAACCGAACCCAGACTTGGCTTGCTCAGGGACGGAGACAGGAACAGCCGACCACGCCTGATAAGATCTCGTTGAAAAGACAGGTTTGTAAGCGTAGCCAGTAGGCTGTGTTCTCTGCGAGCTCCGATCAGTTGTTTCTTGAATAACCAAACCAAAGATTGAACATAAATTCAACaaaaaataattgaaataataaaacaGGAAAACCAGAGAGAGAAAGTTGGCGTCAGTAGGCCAATATTAATCAAAGCAGTAAGAATAATACAATGGTGAATTTATGCAATGTCAATTACTATCTAAACAAAGGTTGGATGAAAAGTGATTGTTTGAGGTCAATGATCTGTCATAAATAGAAAAGATACAAGATAACACATGATGAAGCATATGAGGCAACGAAATGCTTGAGGTAGCTAACAGTGGAGAAGAAAATATTAGAAATGtaccaagacaacaacaacaaccactctAACCATGTGTGACTTTCGATGTGCTTTGTCTGTTTGCCTTTTTGCTACAGTGCCTTTTATATACTTGGTGCCCTTCATGATCATATGTTTTCAATGCCAAAAATGATCCCACAATCCTTTTGGTAGATTATTGGTGCAATAACTGTCTCAAGGGTTCACTTATTGATTGGTTCACACAAAATGAAAGAAGGCCCTGAACAATCGCAAAGCCCATAAGAGTGAGGTGTTCTTCAAAAGAATGAAAAAGATACAAGAGAATAATTTAATTTGACACAGGGTTCAAAATCTATTTCAAAAATAATAAATTAACATTTGGATGTTGCAATGCCAGTTGTTTTCCCACAAATGTGATGAGACAACAAAAAACAGGAAAATAAATTTCACAAAATGGAGAGGGTCTGCAAAGTATAAGACACAGTAAACCATGCAAGTGTTGTCGTGGATGGATATGAATCATGACGTCTATGATGACAGTATGGAAAGTGCTCATAATTCTACACTATGGATGTATGGATATATCATAAAGGCAATATCTTACACTGCATATGAAGTTGTACAACGTTTCTGAAAGTAAAGATGTTAAACTCACTCGCTGCAGGGTCGGTCAGATAGCTGTAGCGCTTACGCAAAGCTAAGGAGGCAAAGGTATGACGTCGGTCTGGTTTTTCAgtctgcaacaacaaaaacaacaaaatatgtTTTAACATAAAATGTAGATTGGATTTAAAGGCCAAAAAGGTATCTTCCCTTTTTTCACACTACTGCCAGAATTTCTcccattttgtggttttgaaatAAAATCAAGATGATGCATTTAGATTTTCTGAAGTCCATGTTGTTGAGATAGTAGGCACTGTAGGTGATTGTGTTGTAAGTCACCTTCGGCTGATGACTCAAATATCCATGCTTTCCTCTGATTGGATAGATTAAGTGTTACATTGGTGGTGCGATTTAAAGTGTATTTATCTGTCTAATTTTGAAGAAACACATGCAATATGTGATTATTAGATTTGGAGAACTCTGGTGAGATGTCCACAAGCTGACACTGAGAATGCACCTGATCTCTAAAATAAATGATTTAAAGAGGACTCACTCCATTAGTCATGGATGAATGTTCTTTTGAGATCATGAGATGTAATGTAAATGAAGGAAAACACTCTGAGATATAGCTATAAAACATGAAACATTCATGTCATCTTTTGCTGACTAGGTTATGTTGACTTTTCCTCATGCAACGAATAACTCATTGGTCTTGTATAGGTGTGAACAAAACATTGGCAGAAGATGGCTGAAACCACAACTAAGCTAGAGTACTATGCACTACAGCGGGGTTTATCCTCTTCTATCTGCcattccgaaagcactgtatgtcACGCTCTCTGAAAATAGTGTGGAGGGATGGTGTTTCCTACTAGCCTACCTACTGAACACATATGGAAAGAAAGATATGGAAAATAAGCCAGGGTGTGGTACACAAATTGCTCCACTTGGCTTGGGATGAGGACAATAATAATGAAA is a window of Salmo salar chromosome ssa18, Ssal_v3.1, whole genome shotgun sequence DNA encoding:
- the LOC106577144 gene encoding ankyrin-3 isoform X23, encoding MAHAASALKKNRDVDVNAIEDEKEKKRRIKKLASREQKRKSDSNASYLRAARAGNLEKALDYLKSGVEINICNQNGLNALHLASKEGHVEVVAELLKLEANVDAATKKGNTALHIASLAGQTEVVKELVTNGANVNAQSQNGFTPLYMAAQENHIEVVRFLLEHNSSQSMATEDGFTPLAVALQQGHDQVVSLLLENDTKGKVRLPALHIAARKDDTKAAALLLQNDRNADVESKMMVNKTTESGFTPLHIAAHYGNINVATLLLNRGGAVDFMARNDITPLHVASKRGNSNMVKLLLDRGSKIDAKTKDGLTPLHCGARSGHEQVVEILLDRGAPILSKTKNGLSPLHMATQGDHINCVQLLLQNDVPVDDVTNDYLTALHVAAHCGHYKVAKLIVDKKANPNAKALNGFTPLHIACKKNRAKVMELLLKHGASIQAVTESGLTPIHVAAFMGHENIVNSLTHHGASPNTTNVRGETALHMAARAGQADVVRYLLQNGAKVETKAKDDQTALHISSRLGKADIVQQLLQRGASANAATTSGYTPLHLAAREGHEDVAAMLLDQGASLSASTKKGFSPLHVAAKYGKMEVASLLLQKRAAPDAAGKSGLTPLHVAAHYDNQRVALLLLDQGASPHAAAKNGYTPLHIAAKKNQMDIGTTLLEYGADTNAVTRQGISPVHLAAQEGSVDLVSLLLTKNASVNMGNKSGLTPLHLAAQEDKVNVAEVLLNQGADVDPSTKMGYTPLHVACHYGNVKMADFLIQNQARVDDKTKNGYTPLHQAAQQGHTHIINLLLQHGASANQLTVNGSTALSIACRLGYISVVDTLRPVTDENLTSVTATEKHKMNIPETMNEFLDMSDDEGEDAMTGDTDKYLRPQDLKELGDDSLPQEGYMGFSIGVRSASLRSFSSDRSNTLNRSSYARDSMMIEEILAPTKDTHLAVTRDYDAECLRRYSWTPDTIDHSNTVSSPIHSGLSSPLPQYDSRFLVSFMVDARGGSMRGSRSNGMRIIIPPRKCTAPTRITCRLAKRHKLAYPPPMVEGEGLVSRLVEVGPAGAQFLGPVIVEIPHFGSMRGKERELIVLRSDNGDTWKEHQYDCHPSDITDILNGMDEELDSNAELEKKRICRIITRDFPQYFAVVSRIKQESNHMGPEGGTLTSLTMPMVQASFPQGALTKKIRVGLQAQPVPDDMVRNLLGNRATFSPIVTVEPRRRKFHKPITMTIPVPPRSAEGHPIGPRGDSTPCLRLLCSITGGTSPAQWEDITGTTPLSFVTDCVSFTTNVSARFWLADCHQIPETVGLASQLYRELICVPYLAKFVVFAKMNDPVESRLRCFCMTDDKVDKTLEQQENFEEVARSKDIEVLEGKPIHVDCYGNLSPLIKSGQQLIFNFFSFKENRLPFNVKVRDMGQEPCGRLSFLKEPKTTKGLPQTAICNLNITLPTHKKDMMESDPDDETEKPDRRHTFASLALRKRYSYLTDPAAKTTDRSSQRTQPTGYAYKPVFSTRSYQAWSAVPVSVPEQAKSGFGSHSSSSSNTPNASPLKSVWSITSASPIKSNIGCSPAHSIKSVSDVASPIRSYRTISSPIKTVVQQTQYPVQVTPSLLSSPVRSVPDPVSIKGLAALSSRTSPISTGVGCLLERSSIAMSPPASPKSSLNMYSSTLPFKGVMVGTTASSSPIKTVPGLSSVRSNADPLSLFSSLSSPIKSNTPPSAAALINGTVSPTKYRSSSPTSLLSSSLQERIQATTNAATTSVNAAFDEVEKTFNSCSASGYGTLKSMSSSASSSYQSIRSSASSSLYATLRSPPNSTTTVTSGTMTVPVYSVINVLPEPQFKKLPEVSTPAAALSSSRKTMPAETNSAQSSFARTLSPVKSPLFMPPTALKSTTSSPLSSSQEILKDVAEMKEDLIRMSNILQTEPSSASKGFQSDSPKEAKIEDEEPCRIVEKVKQDLVKVSEILTKDTVKDSKTAIKMNKTDEAQCSKQAPVDPQPSNWSYPPRYETVVPQIKTKTIPDRDFNLLKVVDYLTNDIDSGSISKTADAKHKSDEVRREGEEKQKRMLKPEHKLKMPPANMRSSASEKELCKLADVLFGPDAMLESPDDISHDQDKSPLSDSGFETRSERTPSAPQSAEGMGPKALFQDIPPVITETRTEVVRVIRSYESPEDNKQPMMEDTRAVRYTDAEPKVLNASNVDQTKSFQMKISPDDDSMGKSMRVKEETHITTTTRMVYHKPQSKENASERMEESMSVHDIMKAFQSGRDPSRELAGLFEHRAGNDDTSQRDINSKPKVERIIEVHIEKGNKTEPTEVIIRETKNAPEKEMYFYQGNSGLSRQGEEEPEESLPCYLESSRVNTPMSQEDDSRPSSAQLMADDSYKALKLLSQQSVEYNDDESSELRGESYNFADKMLLSEKPDSSHSDTEEYLRDRSHFHSPDRSSYSQERSSGSRQEYILRSSNIDKSGENANVDDNFDKLTLLQYSSEPGSPKHSVWMRVTDDRQSQNREKLIYEDRVDRTVKEAEEKLSEVSQFFRDKTEKLNDELSSPEKKSRRSDFRETRSGPSSTHSSPERSTYKNGSSGEECRERFRDRFGSSDRKCASLPSSPERRVLLQYNDDNRKPGDGTSQGNAGDASKPFQMSCSKVSAVRLKFEQEAQKQEKGPQWGQTSNAPVRKLQESTLPVYQVFAGSNIPKSPDSPGSTRKVIESEVRGSSGPSPSANRYICSSPKHDTNGNEQEEKKSFKTWECHGNGNYKPQVSKLAHTLVQDAHGNDRNSQRQLQGFRDGITSKEETTKKTIYTELVVRENPNSSDVRTGSLKKNSESQIPVRMPCSFSENHQSTSLKLDTSVKLCERAGSQIPTLARNRLHGSSEANKSTNDSSVEKSSDSYDSSQSTVVCNGIDSDQVEYLENITPVVVTEGFKDIKPLPVYVSIQVGKQYEKETTGLLGTYQKIVSHESRTVHETRGAFYTVKQKQPPSPQGSPEDDTLEQVTFMDSSGKSPVTPETPSSEEVSLASRKTDSVIGYMPSMPSPIAEESEEDEGKTFIYTESLPQKTKPASSEPSNRNQETLKRPKEKRVAYIEFPPPPPLEAEHSDPEKRGSCASSEAETEMMEVNLQEEHDQHLLAEPIIRVQPPSPVPPGADDSNSSDDESIFHPIPNKKYTFKMKEKEEGEKRLKPKKPERNGNNKESGTNGVVKAEEEDLEQNDQSITDCSIATTEFSHDTDATEIDSLDGYDLQDEDDGLSEQDPKTSSLSNDGKTCDRSFSQSKLEVIEEEKTPSEDGGDNGKANSDQNIGDEKDYTLEGRHPDRQGDRQGFADNFFGYQLEEELNSTFKTVATKGLDFDPWSSKGGEGVFDAKAKEEDPKPFGLSVDDKSQATTPDTTPARTPTDESTPTSEPNPFPFHEGKMFEMTRSGAIDMSKRDFVEERLQFFQIGEHSSDGKSGDKGRGGKSPGVVTSQSKTGERGEGVKVETATDSSTSAKCSPAQTGTGCSDAPSGVTVAEITSSCTITASKVDPKLRTPIKMGIAVSITVKKDSGDLKECKAEMAESQMAEYINLENQSVESQSSGYTDPKLSERRDYPAENCNNNNNLESSSVQANYIQCGSVVFNLQSSSEPTLQKASRIEALFCSDSVERVEESSVQAEQRESEAIKEAETKQQKSRLPVKAPGWSFRTQATAIGKQKPKQVVKAEVRRRAEPVIAKVEPRSRIPIKDIKKSSTTSSPISVQVTAQSSRERVAIQLPSRFSIKNRSQVSSAGETSRENASEVCKRTIEYFKGISGETLKLADRLSDEEKKTQGEQSEEDSTSRSTSLSAPSQPSRSSRSGRGSRAEAGALSVRAKVDRASGSERSRRSRRTGGKEGSQVAGPRAPPVAEIKPSPQSPCERTDLRMAIVADHLGLSWTELAREMDFSVDEINHIRVENPNSLTAQSFMLLKKWVSRDGKNATTDALTGVLTKVNRMDIVTLLEGPIFDYGNISGTRSFADDNAVYLDQADDYHSILAELQSPVQLHSDPPFTELHSEPPTLTIDPTPVQLHPHPPTLILTQSEPWNDHMEPSVDPDTSTRTTLRPWELSLSIHTLHLDPTAATNTGMAEGDQVLMVQVEEEKKEVDISLQHQEDSRQTGASAVVAEGEAEEEAEEVVKGGGEEGVEVGEMAEEGDKVVEAKIGAKVVEGGKVAEEGAKVRVEGGKVEWAKVRVEGAKAVENGAEVVEEGGAYLSPQAWAEALGEQGVSGSTEEEDGDEDEKTEDKLKSLLEDIHLEEGSEEEDEEMTEARVQEIVSQVQQAEKDVCSLPGWHSDTSSVNVEPPTPGRSVSSDLLDRQENSQENSSDSITSSSRGEPARSRHNGDNTELPPQDGSLPVSQDSANGRTGRGKEEGTLVSERKVQQHFSESGSDEERTVTTRVFRRRVILKGEQAKNIPGESVTEEQFTDEDGNIITRKVIRKVIRRVSTPTPDDQGGDRGSWDRGDPWPCPFLLEEELEQGDGAKSRKEERSGEKKLQS